From the Planktothrix tepida PCC 9214 genome, one window contains:
- a CDS encoding DUF5615 family PIN-like protein, translating to MKIWIDAQLPPTLANWLTETFGLEASALRDLELRDAQDLEIFEAARSENVVIMTKDSDFCNTLMKDTTLSLNLIPIR from the coding sequence ATGAAGATTTGGATCGATGCTCAACTGCCGCCCACACTGGCAAATTGGCTAACAGAAACCTTTGGGTTAGAAGCGAGTGCATTGCGAGATTTAGAACTTCGGGATGCTCAAGATCTGGAAATTTTTGAAGCAGCACGATCCGAAAATGTTGTGATTATGACGAAAGACAGTGACTTCTGCAATACCCTGATGAAAGACACAACACTATCGTTAAATTTGATACCGATTCGGTAA
- a CDS encoding DUF433 domain-containing protein, translating to MNLTTGLLNRITQTPGQCGGRPCIRGMRIRVTDILEMLAENVSITEILEDFPDLELADIQACLLFAARRTDFPRLTA from the coding sequence ATGAATTTAACGACTGGCTTGCTAAACCGTATTACTCAAACTCCAGGTCAATGTGGTGGTCGTCCTTGTATTCGAGGGATGCGAATTCGAGTCACTGATATTTTAGAAATGTTGGCGGAAAATGTTAGCATTACTGAAATTTTAGAAGACTTCCCGGATTTGGAATTAGCAGATATTCAAGCTTGTTTGCTGTTTGCCGCACGACGCACTGATTTTCCTAGACTAACAGCATGA
- the vapC gene encoding type II toxin-antitoxin system VapC family toxin, with amino-acid sequence MFLIDTSVWISVFRDRTGAVRQSLEAIINNKSIFLSRFTQMELLQGCRDDREWTLLETYLQDQDYIEATADTWVAAARIYYDLQRQGLTVRSSIDCCIAQLAIKHQLTLVHNDRDFETIQRVRSLNCLRFRPENN; translated from the coding sequence ATGTTTCTGATTGATACTTCTGTTTGGATAAGTGTTTTCCGTGATCGCACAGGTGCAGTACGTCAATCCCTCGAAGCAATAATTAACAATAAAAGTATTTTTTTGAGTCGATTTACTCAGATGGAACTTTTGCAAGGTTGCCGAGACGATCGCGAGTGGACGCTATTAGAAACTTATCTTCAAGATCAAGACTATATCGAGGCTACTGCCGATACTTGGGTTGCTGCTGCCCGAATTTATTACGATTTACAACGACAGGGGTTAACGGTTAGAAGTAGTATCGACTGCTGCATTGCCCAATTAGCGATCAAACATCAACTCACTCTAGTTCATAACGATCGCGATTTTGAAACAATTCAGAGGGTGCGATCGCTCAATTGTTTGCGCTTTCGACCTGAAAATAATTAA
- a CDS encoding type II toxin-antitoxin system VapB family antitoxin, which translates to MITNVEINEELVKEALQLTQLKTEKELIELALQELIRNRKKRNLLDLSGQIQFSTDYDYKALRSNRNVSD; encoded by the coding sequence ATGATAACTAATGTTGAAATTAACGAAGAACTGGTTAAGGAAGCCTTGCAGTTAACCCAGTTAAAAACAGAAAAAGAACTGATTGAATTGGCTTTACAAGAATTAATCCGTAACCGCAAAAAGCGGAATTTGCTAGATTTGAGCGGACAAATTCAATTTTCAACAGACTACGACTACAAAGCTTTGCGGTCAAACCGAAATGTTTCTGATTGA
- a CDS encoding peroxiredoxin — protein MPLAVGTDAPNFTVKDTNGNTVSLSDFAGKTVVMYFYPKDDTPGCTKQACSFRDNYTAYQGKNIAVLGVSIDDETSHQQFTEKYSLPFPLLADTDKAITTAYDVDGGGYAKRVTYVIDGSGKIIHVDAAVNTANHAQDILAVLGA, from the coding sequence ATGCCTTTAGCAGTTGGGACAGATGCCCCTAACTTTACCGTCAAAGACACGAATGGGAATACCGTTTCTTTGTCTGACTTTGCAGGCAAAACCGTTGTCATGTATTTCTATCCTAAAGATGATACCCCCGGTTGCACCAAACAAGCGTGCAGTTTCCGCGATAACTATACAGCCTATCAAGGAAAAAATATCGCTGTCTTAGGGGTCAGCATTGATGATGAAACCTCCCACCAACAATTTACTGAGAAATATAGTTTACCCTTCCCTTTATTAGCCGATACGGACAAAGCAATTACCACAGCCTATGACGTAGATGGTGGTGGTTATGCGAAACGGGTAACTTATGTCATTGATGGCAGTGGTAAAATTATCCACGTTGATGCAGCCGTCAATACTGCAAACCACGCTCAAGATATTTTAGCAGTTCTGGGCGCTTAA
- a CDS encoding C39 family peptidase codes for MVTYLGPKDILIDQPVVLVGTYNPQQCQTISVMAEDKYPLTVDFNPQAGIWSVSLENGFNTAGKRWLRLQGKADQNNIIGDQVIDFTVNQEGINTRFNYTIIPQQDTLLKVKPIDSSQLNEQQKQSLKLGESLVVDTIELVNDHLKLELNSPLPNLGKFVYVYQRHVVVTKGAKLLWFNQSQLPDHIPGSQLLWVTQTTSLKLKPDDLSQLASNQYIEIPQGSTYTVLGYACIADHFRVTLNQEFPGFGKSGYVYRYHAQLLEKGQEIPFDNNAITCTIVNTTPLKKRPVDSAYLNASDKITLPAGMVYGVQSYTLEDGHIKVAFTENFPNFGNTGYLYPDFIFLSRGSVSLTSNKTLTYQGLTEVLVNTPVVLKGTFDPKTTAKITLFAEDRYGFDVSLDWQESTWNCQFNKGFSDAGYRWLRLKALDSQDNVTASQVINITVSENAMTVGEALTLEILEDTLFKIVPFDSASLNQQQKVAVKAGQTFKVLKYGLVDGHLKVVLENTIPPIGNFGYLYTDYVRLKKGSEVFRFDIEDVPDTDVNAQMLVLQTTKIKAKPVDSSYLDPQQFEELLLGQTFTIKGYACIKGHFRVTLAQSIPGFGTVGYVYWQHVKLIRDGQEIGYDPDAITLTVLEKTILKKQAIDSSKLQDSERTTLPLGRVYGVKSYALENNHIKVSLLEELPNFGNTGYIFPQYVKFKRGGRVFNPLPPQLELNVPYFSQRDNPRFYWSTCNVTSIAMVMYYYGVRPKWGGQLEDELLQWCFNYGGTGSQTDHNVLSALIRAYGFKTSFSTTRYWSDLKNELINRRPVVIGVDTTPSGHIITVIGYNNQGYIVNDPWGDAYTGYSNTEGRRIIYSSGYMNQVAGPDGSIWAHFIEP; via the coding sequence ATGGTAACGTATCTCGGCCCAAAAGACATTCTGATTGATCAACCTGTTGTTTTAGTGGGAACCTATAACCCTCAACAATGCCAAACAATTTCTGTTATGGCAGAAGATAAATATCCTCTGACCGTCGATTTTAATCCTCAAGCGGGGATTTGGTCAGTGAGTCTGGAAAATGGATTTAATACGGCTGGAAAACGCTGGTTGAGATTGCAAGGAAAAGCTGATCAAAATAATATTATTGGAGATCAAGTCATTGATTTTACAGTCAATCAAGAAGGGATTAATACCCGATTTAATTATACCATTATTCCTCAACAAGATACTTTATTAAAAGTTAAACCCATTGATTCTTCTCAATTAAATGAACAACAAAAACAATCCCTAAAATTAGGGGAGAGTTTAGTTGTAGATACAATAGAATTGGTCAATGATCATTTAAAACTCGAACTGAATAGCCCCTTACCTAACTTAGGGAAATTTGTTTATGTTTATCAACGCCATGTTGTGGTTACTAAAGGAGCAAAGTTATTATGGTTTAATCAAAGTCAACTCCCAGATCATATTCCGGGAAGTCAACTATTGTGGGTAACACAAACAACCTCTCTCAAATTGAAACCCGATGATTTGTCTCAGTTAGCATCGAATCAATATATTGAAATACCTCAAGGTAGCACCTATACGGTGTTGGGATATGCCTGTATCGCCGATCATTTTCGGGTGACTCTCAATCAAGAATTTCCAGGTTTTGGTAAATCAGGATATGTCTATCGCTATCATGCTCAACTGTTAGAAAAAGGTCAAGAAATCCCTTTTGATAATAATGCGATAACCTGCACAATTGTTAATACAACCCCGTTAAAAAAACGTCCCGTAGATTCTGCTTACCTAAATGCCTCCGATAAAATTACCCTCCCGGCGGGAATGGTTTATGGGGTACAAAGCTATACCTTAGAAGACGGTCATATTAAAGTCGCTTTCACCGAGAATTTTCCTAATTTTGGGAATACGGGTTATTTGTATCCCGATTTTATCTTCCTGAGTCGTGGAAGTGTTTCTTTAACCTCCAATAAAACCTTAACTTATCAGGGGCTAACGGAAGTTTTAGTCAATACTCCTGTGGTTTTAAAAGGAACTTTTGATCCCAAAACCACTGCTAAAATTACTTTATTTGCTGAAGATCGCTATGGCTTTGATGTAAGTTTAGATTGGCAGGAAAGTACCTGGAATTGTCAATTTAACAAAGGATTTAGTGATGCGGGATATCGGTGGTTACGGTTAAAAGCACTGGACTCTCAAGACAATGTTACCGCCAGTCAAGTGATTAATATTACGGTTAGTGAAAATGCCATGACCGTCGGAGAAGCTCTAACCTTAGAAATCCTTGAAGATACGTTATTTAAAATTGTTCCCTTTGATTCAGCGTCCTTAAATCAACAACAAAAAGTAGCGGTAAAAGCGGGTCAAACCTTTAAAGTTTTGAAATATGGTTTAGTGGATGGTCATCTTAAAGTTGTTTTAGAAAATACCATTCCGCCAATTGGTAACTTTGGTTATTTGTATACCGATTATGTCAGATTAAAAAAAGGATCAGAAGTATTTCGTTTTGATATTGAGGACGTTCCTGATACCGATGTTAATGCTCAAATGTTGGTATTACAAACAACTAAAATCAAAGCAAAACCCGTTGATTCTTCTTATTTAGATCCTCAACAATTTGAAGAATTATTATTAGGACAAACCTTTACCATTAAAGGGTATGCCTGCATAAAAGGACATTTTCGCGTTACTTTAGCCCAATCGATTCCCGGTTTTGGTACAGTGGGTTATGTGTATTGGCAGCACGTTAAATTGATTCGAGATGGTCAAGAAATCGGTTATGATCCTGATGCAATTACCCTGACAGTTTTAGAAAAAACAATCTTGAAAAAACAGGCGATTGATTCTAGCAAATTGCAAGACTCTGAGCGTACAACTTTACCCTTGGGACGGGTTTATGGGGTGAAAAGTTATGCTTTGGAAAATAACCATATTAAGGTTTCTCTCTTGGAAGAATTGCCGAATTTTGGAAATACGGGTTATATTTTTCCCCAGTATGTGAAATTCAAACGGGGAGGACGAGTCTTTAACCCTTTACCCCCTCAATTAGAGTTAAATGTTCCTTATTTTTCTCAACGAGATAATCCCCGTTTTTATTGGTCTACTTGTAACGTTACTTCTATTGCTATGGTGATGTATTATTACGGTGTGCGACCGAAATGGGGCGGACAATTAGAAGATGAATTATTGCAATGGTGTTTTAATTATGGGGGGACAGGTTCTCAAACCGATCATAATGTATTATCAGCTTTAATTCGCGCCTATGGATTTAAAACCAGTTTTAGCACCACTCGATATTGGTCTGATTTGAAAAATGAATTAATTAATCGTCGTCCGGTTGTAATTGGCGTAGATACGACTCCATCGGGTCATATTATCACCGTCATTGGCTATAATAATCAGGGATATATTGTTAATGATCCTTGGGGAGATGCCTACACTGGATATTCTAATACTGAGGGTCGAAGAATTATTTATTCCTCTGGTTATATGAATCAAGTTGCAGGGCCAGATGGTTCAATTTGGGCGCATTTTATTGAGCCTTAA
- a CDS encoding amylo-alpha-1,6-glucosidase, translated as MISEKIEFDGRVFIPAEELPISEWPCVVNERPQPTLTLKDDDLFLITDTLGNITRFLADDRQASLGLFCHDTRFLSRLELQISGQAPILLSSDAQKGFALSVLCANPKINEQLPAETIGVEREIVLNGGLFEEIKITNYSTSPAEFEISLSFGSDFVDLFEIRGFHRDQQGRPFKRQIEQPKSFDNEDLEVPTLKGEDKHQEINLGYQGLDGSFMESRILFVHLQPNFIKDNTAIWHLNLASHETQIIGYRLQMLTNNRPTSAVHAPLTLVQAKAAELMEEQQWWTSVTRIRSNNREFNRVIQQAEQDIYLLRQTFGKEKGVSAGVPWFSCLFGRDSIITASQTLILDPEIARSTLTILAQYQGQTYDDWRDEEPGKILHELRMGEMARCQEVPHTPYYGTVDATPLWLMLYAEYFAWTQDTETLEKLWPNARAAMDWIDAKCQENGYLCYFRKSSRGLVNQGWKDSGDCIVKRDGTLAVAPIALCEVQAYVYAAKVRMAEIAKMRKRIDLADRWQEEARQLKMRFNRDFWVKDLDFCALALDGEGQPVDSISSNPGHCLQLGILTPENAKSVAERLLAPDMFSGWGIRTLSSLSPAYNPMGYHTGSVWPHDNSLIALGLRSIGFIDQAFEVAQGLFDMTMQQPLQRPPELFCGFPRIEGSAPVKYPVACSPQAWASGSIFQLLQMMMNLVPDASSNHLRIIDPSLPESINHISVRNLKIGSTVIDLEFERDKDENATACRVLKKRGNLRVVIEA; from the coding sequence ATGATCTCAGAAAAAATCGAATTTGACGGCAGAGTATTTATCCCTGCTGAGGAATTACCCATATCGGAATGGCCTTGTGTCGTTAATGAGCGACCTCAACCCACCTTAACCCTCAAAGATGACGATTTATTTTTAATTACGGACACCTTGGGAAATATTACGCGGTTTTTAGCCGATGACCGTCAAGCGAGTTTAGGATTATTTTGTCATGATACCCGTTTTTTGTCTCGATTAGAGTTACAAATTAGCGGACAAGCTCCTATTCTTCTGAGTAGCGATGCTCAAAAAGGATTTGCCTTATCGGTATTATGTGCTAATCCTAAAATTAACGAGCAACTTCCCGCCGAAACCATTGGAGTAGAACGAGAAATTGTCTTAAATGGGGGCTTATTTGAAGAAATCAAGATAACTAATTATAGCACCTCTCCGGCTGAATTTGAAATCAGTCTCAGCTTTGGTTCGGATTTTGTCGATTTATTTGAAATTCGAGGTTTCCATCGAGACCAACAAGGACGACCTTTTAAACGTCAAATTGAACAACCCAAATCCTTTGATAATGAAGACCTTGAAGTCCCCACGCTCAAAGGAGAAGACAAACATCAAGAAATTAATTTGGGGTATCAAGGACTTGATGGAAGTTTCATGGAATCTCGGATTTTATTTGTGCATCTACAACCCAATTTCATTAAAGATAATACGGCTATCTGGCACTTAAATTTAGCCTCCCATGAAACTCAAATTATTGGCTATAGGTTACAAATGTTAACCAATAATCGCCCGACTTCTGCCGTTCATGCTCCATTAACCTTAGTGCAAGCTAAAGCCGCAGAATTAATGGAAGAACAACAATGGTGGACATCCGTTACCCGAATTCGCTCGAATAATCGGGAATTTAATCGGGTTATTCAGCAAGCAGAACAAGATATTTATTTATTACGTCAAACCTTTGGAAAAGAAAAAGGCGTCTCAGCCGGAGTTCCTTGGTTTTCCTGTTTATTTGGTCGAGATTCCATTATCACCGCCTCTCAAACCTTAATTCTTGACCCAGAAATTGCCCGGTCTACCTTAACGATATTAGCTCAATATCAAGGTCAAACCTATGACGATTGGCGAGATGAAGAACCGGGAAAAATTCTCCATGAATTGCGGATGGGAGAAATGGCAAGATGTCAAGAAGTTCCTCACACTCCTTATTATGGAACTGTTGATGCAACACCCCTTTGGTTAATGTTATATGCCGAATATTTTGCCTGGACACAGGACACCGAAACCCTAGAAAAATTATGGCCGAATGCACGGGCGGCGATGGATTGGATTGATGCTAAATGTCAAGAAAATGGCTACCTTTGTTATTTCCGTAAATCCTCCAGAGGGTTAGTTAATCAAGGGTGGAAAGATTCAGGAGATTGTATTGTTAAACGGGATGGAACTCTGGCGGTTGCCCCCATTGCCTTATGTGAAGTTCAAGCCTATGTTTATGCGGCTAAAGTGCGAATGGCAGAAATCGCTAAAATGCGAAAACGGATTGATTTAGCCGACCGTTGGCAAGAAGAAGCTCGACAACTGAAAATGCGGTTTAATCGAGATTTTTGGGTCAAAGATTTGGATTTTTGTGCCTTAGCGTTAGATGGAGAGGGACAACCCGTTGATAGTATTAGTTCTAACCCCGGTCACTGTTTACAATTAGGAATTTTAACCCCAGAAAATGCCAAAAGTGTAGCAGAAAGATTACTCGCACCGGATATGTTTAGTGGGTGGGGAATTCGTACCCTCAGCAGTCTTTCTCCGGCTTATAATCCGATGGGATATCATACGGGTTCAGTTTGGCCCCATGATAATAGTTTAATTGCATTAGGATTGCGCTCGATTGGATTTATTGATCAAGCTTTTGAAGTCGCCCAAGGGTTATTTGATATGACGATGCAACAACCCTTACAACGACCCCCGGAATTATTCTGTGGTTTTCCTCGTATTGAAGGTAGTGCCCCGGTTAAATATCCCGTTGCTTGTTCACCCCAAGCTTGGGCGAGTGGCAGCATTTTTCAACTGTTACAAATGATGATGAATTTAGTTCCTGATGCGTCGAGTAATCACTTAAGAATTATTGACCCTTCGTTACCTGAATCCATTAATCATATCTCCGTTCGTAACTTAAAAATTGGTTCAACGGTGATTGATTTAGAATTTGAACGAGATAAAGATGAAAATGCCACCGCCTGTCGAGTTCTTAAAAAACGTGGAAATCTGCGAGTTGTTATAGAAGCTTAA
- a CDS encoding glycosyltransferase family 4 protein, producing the protein MNPLNQTVKTSTFHTSPGTTHKKSTAISPRLAGRNRQPIALISVHGDPDVDIGREEAGGQNVYVRQVGEALAKLGWQVDMFTRKIHPDQPTIVQHSPHCRTIRLTAGPLEYIPRDELFEYLPEFVTAFQKFQAKEGTNYPLVHTNYWLSAWVGLQLKKHHNVQLIHTYHSLGQVKYQAVSNRPRIAETRLTIEQQILEQSNTVIATSPQEEEVLRHTVSQKGHISVIPCGTNLENFHVISKPEARLKLGLDPHEPIILYVGRFDLRKGIETLVRACHQYQMTQNEPFKLIIAGGSDPNKSDGQERQRIETIINELGLTEQTYFPGQLSHDILPLYYAAADVCVVPSHYEPFGLVAIEAMACGTPVIASNVGGLKFTVIPEETGLLVSPQDINGFADAINRILTDDIWTQKLRKQASVRVSENFSWSGVAIRLSDLYRRILAESIMDERLLPVSRSVISSEVAAISATATTRKVS; encoded by the coding sequence ATGAACCCCTTAAATCAAACGGTGAAAACATCTACTTTCCATACTTCGCCAGGAACTACTCATAAAAAATCAACTGCTATTTCTCCTCGTTTAGCAGGTCGAAATCGACAGCCCATTGCCTTAATTTCTGTTCATGGCGACCCGGATGTTGATATTGGTCGAGAAGAAGCGGGAGGTCAAAATGTATACGTTCGTCAAGTCGGTGAAGCCTTAGCCAAACTCGGTTGGCAGGTGGATATGTTCACCCGCAAAATTCACCCCGACCAACCCACCATTGTCCAGCATTCTCCCCATTGTCGAACCATTCGCCTCACCGCCGGGCCATTAGAATATATTCCCCGTGATGAATTGTTTGAATATTTACCTGAATTTGTGACTGCGTTTCAAAAGTTTCAAGCGAAAGAAGGTACAAATTATCCCCTAGTTCATACTAACTATTGGTTATCCGCTTGGGTGGGACTACAACTGAAAAAACACCATAACGTTCAGTTAATTCATACCTATCATTCTTTAGGACAGGTCAAATATCAAGCGGTTTCTAACCGTCCCAGAATTGCAGAGACGCGGTTAACCATTGAACAACAAATTTTAGAACAATCCAATACGGTTATTGCTACCAGTCCCCAAGAAGAAGAAGTTCTGCGTCATACGGTTTCCCAAAAGGGTCATATTTCTGTGATTCCTTGTGGTACAAATTTAGAAAATTTCCACGTTATTTCTAAACCAGAAGCGCGGCTAAAATTAGGATTAGACCCCCACGAACCGATTATTTTATATGTCGGACGCTTTGACCTTCGCAAAGGCATTGAAACCTTAGTTCGCGCCTGTCATCAATATCAAATGACCCAAAACGAACCCTTTAAATTAATTATTGCGGGAGGGTCTGACCCAAATAAAAGTGATGGTCAAGAACGGCAACGCATTGAAACCATTATCAATGAATTAGGGTTAACAGAACAAACCTATTTTCCGGGGCAATTAAGTCATGATATTTTACCGTTGTATTATGCGGCGGCGGATGTGTGCGTTGTTCCCAGTCACTATGAACCGTTTGGATTAGTTGCGATTGAAGCGATGGCTTGCGGAACTCCGGTGATTGCATCTAATGTGGGAGGATTGAAATTTACGGTTATTCCTGAAGAAACCGGGTTATTAGTTTCTCCTCAAGATATTAACGGGTTTGCTGATGCGATTAACCGGATTTTAACTGATGATATTTGGACGCAAAAACTGAGAAAACAAGCTTCAGTTCGTGTCAGTGAAAACTTCAGTTGGTCTGGCGTTGCGATTCGTTTGAGTGATTTATATCGCCGGATTTTAGCAGAATCCATTATGGATGAACGATTGTTACCTGTATCTCGTTCTGTTATTAGTTCTGAAGTGGCTGCCATTTCAGCAACAGCAACTACTCGCAAAGTGTCTTAA
- a CDS encoding glycosyltransferase family 4 protein, whose product MRIAQIAPLWERVPPPAYGGTELVVGLLTDELVKRGHEVTLFASGDSITLAELESVCPRSLRSDPNVKEPGLYDMLQLAQVYERASEFDIIHSHVGCAALPFTHLVKTPTVTTLHGIFTPDNEKMFFHARQQPYVSISNDQREPRLKLNYVATVYNGIDTNTYQFYPHYQNPPYLAFLGRMSPEKGPHLAIEIAKKFGLLLKMAGKIDAVDQDYFDTLVKPQIDDNQIQFLGEANHAQKSVLMGNAFATLFPITWREPFGLVMVESMATGTPVIGMKMGSTPEVIAPGISGYLCKTVDECVAALEKVKLINRAKCRQYVIDNFSAKRMADGYEAVYQKLIAERFSQNGKLKSLTAA is encoded by the coding sequence ATGAGAATTGCACAAATTGCCCCGTTATGGGAAAGAGTCCCTCCCCCAGCTTATGGCGGTACAGAATTAGTTGTAGGATTGTTAACGGATGAATTAGTCAAACGAGGTCACGAAGTCACCTTATTTGCATCAGGAGACTCGATCACTCTTGCTGAATTAGAATCCGTTTGTCCCCGTTCTTTACGCTCAGATCCGAATGTTAAAGAACCGGGACTTTATGATATGTTGCAGTTAGCTCAGGTGTATGAACGAGCTTCTGAATTTGATATTATTCACTCCCACGTTGGCTGTGCAGCCTTACCTTTCACCCATTTAGTTAAAACTCCAACGGTGACAACTCTGCATGGGATATTCACACCCGACAATGAAAAAATGTTTTTCCATGCCCGTCAGCAACCCTATGTTAGTATTTCCAATGATCAACGGGAACCACGACTAAAATTAAACTATGTTGCCACTGTTTATAATGGGATTGATACTAACACCTATCAATTTTATCCCCACTATCAAAACCCTCCCTATTTAGCCTTTTTAGGCAGAATGTCCCCGGAGAAAGGCCCCCATTTAGCGATTGAAATTGCTAAAAAATTTGGATTACTTTTAAAAATGGCAGGAAAAATCGATGCCGTTGACCAAGACTACTTTGATACTTTAGTGAAACCCCAAATTGATGACAACCAAATTCAATTTTTAGGGGAAGCCAATCATGCTCAAAAGAGTGTGTTAATGGGGAATGCCTTTGCCACCTTATTCCCGATTACTTGGCGAGAACCTTTTGGGTTAGTGATGGTAGAATCCATGGCAACGGGAACCCCAGTCATTGGGATGAAAATGGGTTCAACTCCTGAAGTAATTGCCCCTGGAATTTCAGGATATTTGTGTAAAACCGTCGATGAATGTGTGGCAGCTTTAGAAAAAGTTAAACTGATTAATCGGGCAAAATGCCGTCAATATGTCATTGACAACTTTAGTGCTAAACGCATGGCAGATGGTTATGAAGCGGTTTATCAAAAACTCATTGCTGAACGGTTCAGCCAAAACGGAAAACTCAAGAGTTTAACCGCAGCTTAA
- a CDS encoding ZIP family metal transporter produces MFPIGLQAGFWGLVSGSALIVGATIGYYAKISQRAIAAVMAFGAGVLISALSFELMDEAYKRGGFDSTAIGFVGGAVVYTVANWYLSHQGAKHRKRSGQQQAKEEENSGSGLAIALGALLDGIPESIVIGISLIEGGAVSWVTVAAVFLSNIPEGLSSAAGMKQAGRSIRYIFGIWGGIALLSGIASFSGYTLFSHFSVEVIAATTAIAAGAILAMLSDTMIPEAFEQTHDFAGLITVLGFLAAFILSKLGG; encoded by the coding sequence GTGTTTCCTATAGGGTTACAAGCCGGTTTTTGGGGTTTGGTGAGTGGTTCTGCTTTAATTGTTGGAGCCACCATTGGTTACTATGCCAAAATTTCACAACGTGCCATTGCTGCGGTTATGGCTTTTGGTGCGGGTGTTTTAATTTCTGCCCTATCCTTTGAATTAATGGACGAAGCTTATAAACGGGGGGGTTTTGACTCCACCGCCATCGGATTTGTCGGGGGTGCAGTGGTTTATACGGTAGCGAACTGGTATTTAAGCCATCAAGGGGCGAAACATCGCAAACGTTCAGGTCAGCAGCAAGCCAAAGAAGAGGAGAATAGTGGGAGTGGACTGGCTATTGCTTTAGGAGCACTCCTAGATGGTATTCCAGAATCGATTGTGATTGGAATCAGTTTAATCGAAGGGGGAGCCGTGAGTTGGGTTACGGTTGCGGCTGTCTTTCTGTCCAATATTCCCGAAGGACTTTCGAGTGCGGCAGGGATGAAACAAGCCGGACGGTCAATTCGCTACATTTTTGGGATTTGGGGCGGTATTGCTTTACTGTCGGGAATAGCATCCTTTTCAGGTTATACGCTGTTCAGCCACTTTTCGGTAGAGGTGATTGCGGCTACAACGGCTATAGCTGCGGGGGCTATTTTAGCCATGCTTTCGGACACAATGATTCCCGAAGCCTTTGAGCAAACCCATGATTTTGCAGGATTAATTACGGTATTGGGATTTTTGGCTGCTTTTATCCTCAGTAAGTTAGGCGGATGA
- the queG gene encoding tRNA epoxyqueuosine(34) reductase QueG, which yields MDSEQIKQKALILGFHKVGIAAISDMQDNNQRLQNWLNQGYAADMAWMNNPKRQDIRQLMPEVQSVICVALNYYTPQQYPEGQEFAKISRYARGRDYHRVLHKKLKIFCDWLQQQEAGIQARYYADTGPIQDKVWAQQAGIGWIAKNSNVITRDYGSWVFLGEILTNLTLTPDTPHTQHCGTCTRCLEACPTQAITQPFVVDANRCIAYHTIENRAETLPENISKQLNGWVAGCDICQEVCPWNQRFAQETNVIEFQPYPENLAPKLSELAELSEEEWDQRFRASALRRIKPQMWRRNARANLEF from the coding sequence ATGGATTCAGAACAAATCAAGCAAAAAGCCTTAATCTTGGGATTTCATAAAGTTGGGATTGCTGCTATTTCGGATATGCAGGATAATAACCAACGGTTACAAAATTGGTTAAATCAAGGGTATGCTGCGGATATGGCTTGGATGAATAATCCTAAACGCCAAGATATTCGTCAATTAATGCCAGAGGTTCAGTCTGTTATTTGTGTAGCGTTGAATTATTATACGCCTCAACAATATCCTGAAGGACAGGAATTTGCTAAAATTTCTCGCTATGCCAGGGGACGAGATTATCATCGGGTACTGCATAAAAAGCTGAAAATTTTTTGCGACTGGTTACAACAACAAGAAGCAGGAATTCAAGCGCGATATTATGCCGATACTGGGCCGATTCAAGATAAAGTTTGGGCACAACAAGCGGGTATTGGATGGATTGCAAAAAATAGTAATGTAATTACCAGAGACTATGGGTCTTGGGTATTTTTAGGGGAAATTTTAACCAATTTAACGTTAACTCCCGATACTCCCCATACTCAACATTGTGGCACTTGTACCCGATGTTTAGAAGCTTGTCCAACTCAGGCTATTACTCAACCTTTTGTTGTTGATGCCAATCGTTGTATTGCCTATCATACTATTGAAAATCGGGCTGAAACCTTACCCGAAAATATTAGCAAACAGTTAAACGGCTGGGTCGCAGGGTGTGATATTTGTCAAGAGGTTTGCCCTTGGAATCAACGCTTTGCTCAGGAAACGAACGTTATCGAATTTCAACCCTATCCTGAAAATCTTGCTCCTAAATTATCAGAATTAGCAGAACTTTCAGAGGAAGAATGGGATCAACGCTTTCGTGCTTCTGCGTTACGACGAATTAAACCTCAAATGTGGCGACGCAATGCTAGGGCTAATTTGGAGTTTTAA